The following are from one region of the Serinus canaria isolate serCan28SL12 chromosome 8, serCan2020, whole genome shotgun sequence genome:
- the F3 gene encoding tissue factor codes for MPGRPARHSSFTAPRMLRAAAPPQALLLGALLWHLAAGYTDLPIAVNITWSSINFKTILQWQPKPSGYFYTVEIHGQTSDVKRKCILTSETECDVTDVLRNVKETYTAHILSVEPAEMDNFEEPPFAVSEKFIPYSQTVIGKPEIKDYSQKGSKLNVVFKDPLTPYMFPNGSFLSIQDIFQHDLEYKLYYWKDQSSGKKDVTTKSHNFEVSVDSGKNYCFYVQGIIPSRRENHNGQESMVLCTSVERNILDEYGTEVFIILAVIAVAVITLAIVLPVVLCKRKKAKKARAVREKELLNGV; via the exons ATGCCGGGGCGGCCCGCCCGCCACAGCTCCTTCACCGCGCCCAGGATGCTgcgcgccgccgccccgccacaggcactgctgctcgGCGCGCTGCTGTGGCACCTGGCCGCCG gCTATACAGACCTACCAATAGCAGTCAATATAACTTGGTCTTCAATCAATTTTAAAACTATACTACAGTGGCAACCAAAACCATCAGGCTACTTCTATACTGTAGAAATACATGG ACAGACATCTGACGTGAAGAGAAAATGCATACTGACATCAGAAACAGAGTGTGATGTTACTGATGTGCTCAGAAATGTAAAGGAGACCTATACAGCACACATACTGTCTGTAGAGCCTGCAGAGATGGATAACTTTGAAGAGCCACCTTTTGCCGTCTCTGAAAAATTTATACCTTATAGCCAGA CTGTTATTGGAAAACCAGAGATAAAGGATTATTCACAAAAAGGTTCCAAACTGAATGTTGTGTTCAAAGACCCACTTACACCATATATGTTTCCTAATGGAAGCTTTCTGAGTATTCAAGATATTTTCCAGCATGACCTGGAATACAAACTCTATTACTGGAAAGATCAAAGTTCTGGAAAG aaaGATGTAACAACAAAAAGCCATAATTTTGAAGTAAGTGTTGACAGTGGAAAGAACTATTGCTTCTATGTCCAGGGAATCATTCCCTCTCGCAGAGAAAATCATAATGGCCAAGAAAGCATGGTGCTCTGTACCAGTGTAGAAAGGAATATCTTAGATG AATATGGAACAGAAGTCTTTATCATTTTAGCAGTGATAGCAGTTGCAGTCATCACTCTTGCCATTGTCCTTCCAGTGGTTCTGT